In the Primulina eburnea isolate SZY01 chromosome 15, ASM2296580v1, whole genome shotgun sequence genome, ATCAATATGCTCTtgcgttttcattaagaaaacaacatccggtgcgtaattattgttgtatatgTTGATTATTTAAACATCGTtagaacgaataaggaaatttaAAAAGTTGTGTTGTACTTGaaggaaaaatttgaaatgaatgaccttgaaaaaacaaattattgtttgggtttgcaaattgaacaaaaaaattGTGAAATATTTATTTACCAGTCAAATTATATAGAAAAtgtccttaaacgttttaatatggataaatcaaattttttaagtACTGAAAAAGATCCATTCTGTTAATGTGAAGTTGATGAAGTTATTCTTGGTCTAGAAGTATCATATCTAAGTGTTGttggtgcccttatgtatcttgCAAATTGTAAAagacctgatatatcttttgcagtaatttttttggcaagatttagctcatatccaacaaagagacatggaacagaattaaacatatattccgttatctacgagaaACGACTGACTTGGGACTTTCGTATTCAAAAGATACCAATCAAAgcataattggttatgctgatacTGAGgatttatctgatccacacaaaaCACGTTTCCAAaccggatatgtatttactcgtgtaGGCACTGCagtttcttggcgttcacagaaacaaacactcgtaacaacttcatcaaatcactccgagattattgcactatatgaagcaagccgtgaatgtgtgtggctaaaatcaatgaccgaacatatccaaatctcatgtaGATTATCATTCGACAAAAAGCCTGTgacactatatgaagataacGCTGCATGTGTAATCAAATAAAAGAAGTATACATAAAAAGcgataaaaataaacatattccCTCTAAGTTCTTTGCATTCCCCCAAGAGCttgagaaaaataaagataatgATATTcttcacattcaatcaagtgaaaacatCAGATCTCTTTACAAAGGCACTTCatacgacaatattcagaaagtatatatataatattgggatgctcAATCTacaaaatttgtgaagaatcgtTCGTGTTAACATGAGGAGGAGTTTatgtgactgcactcttttttcctttactatgatttttatcCCAAtaggtttttcctagtaaggtttttaacgagacaatataaaaacacgtaatgaataCAATCATCAGGAGAAGTGTTGAAAATAAGATATTGAGTGTTGAAattaagagttgtaaatattgaaaatcagtgtgtgatgatgtatgtaatgatgtatttatttttggattatttccaaagaaattctataaataagtCTCTCAATTTGTGAAGATAAACACAATTGAGTggagaaaattttataaaaatgtgtagtttaatatattttgtgagtttgagaTTTGTAGTTTTTgccgtaaatttttacttttaacagTGTTTAAGATATTGAtaaattatcatttaaaaaaaaagaagaaaagataTTGATAAATCATGGATTTTAGAAATGGGTATATATGATTGATCTTTTATTGATAAATAAATTCTTGGACTGCATGTTGaattgtttaataattatttgttgGCTAGTTAAGGTTTTCACTGTTGAGTTTGATGAAGAGTTGAGATGTAATTGTGGTTAATATTTTTGGTAACGTTTTTTTTATATGTGTACAGTTTTTATTGATTtgaattattatataattaaaaaaatcaattgaaatttgatacatataacaataagtTATTGGTACAAAACCAAATGTGACAAAAAATGTCGTACAGTCTtctccttgattttttttttcttgattaGACATTTTTTTgttagaaataattttttttctacttatttgatcaattttggatttttgtttattaaatttcaaattttgattttagtATATTAACTTTAATTGTTATTAATTTGGTCTGACGTGatataacacatatcaataCTTTTCAAccgataaaaatttgtgtgaaactgtttcacgggttgtattttatgagacggatatcttatttgggttatccataaaaaatatttttttatgctaaaaatattacttaaaaTTGATCCGTTTTACATATAAAGATTCACGACGTCGTTTTTCCAACATACATGCTCTTTTCCATATTACATTAACATTTTGCTCCGgggaaaaatattaaaaatcaaatcaaatcaagcaGCTCGGATGTGGTGTCCATTTATAACCTCACATCCAGACTTACAGTTGACGGTTGCAATGGAGCTCCATCTGCTAAACCCAGTTGCCGTCCGAGTCTCGTGCTTCGCTACGAAATCGTCATCCAGGAATAACCCAGATTATGACAGCAGCATGGAGTCACGGGGCCTCCAGTTCCGCAAATTCTCCAAAAAAGACCTCTCAAGAATCTTGACAACCGAGGCCGCCATTAATGCAATTGAAAAGAAGGCAAATTCTTCCAAATACAGCAATCTCTGGCCTAAGGCCATCTTGGAAGCTCTAAATGATGCTATTAAACGTGACCGATGGGAGTCTGCTCTAAAGGTTCTTCCTTTTAGGACCTTGTTTTCTATTGATTGTTTGTCTTTGTTTGTGATCTTATTCGCATTCTTGTTTGGTGGCGCTTGGATTTGCATCTGTGTTGTTCATGTTTTGTGGGCATCTAAAATATGCTGGAAGTTCTTTTTATGATATCTTTTGTGACTGGAGTGTTGATGGATGCTACTGTCAGAAGTTGATttttgattttcttgaaattttagtGCAAATATTGTGTTTCTGATGCTTTTTTGTGTTAAGATTGTTGTAAGTAGCTGTTTCAAAGTTAATCAAATGGATGGTGTTTTGCAATTTCTTGAGTGGGGATAAACTTTGTGTTGTTCTGGATAAATTACATGTGACATTTCGAATATTTTTTACTCGAAGTGGATCGACTGTGTTGCTTGCTCGGTCCTGCTTGCTCCCTAATTCAATTAAGACAACTAAACCGTTCCAGACCCAAGATTTTTGCATTTTATACGTGCAAAATGAGGTAGCGTGTGACTTTgccatttttttaatgaaaaattgtTTCTCTTGCCTGTAGATATTTGATCTTCTACGTAGGCAAAATTGGTACGAGCCCAGATGTCAGACATATACAAAGTTGTTAGTAATGCTCGGCAAGTGCAAGCAGATTGGTCAGACAACTATTCTTTTTGAGACAATGCCGGCTGATGGCCTCCGGCCTACCATCGATGTTTATACCGCTCTTGTTGGTGCCTATGCACTCAATGGCCTCTTTGATGAGGCATTTCGTGTAGTTAATGATATGAAGTCTATCCATGATTGCAAACCCGATGCTTTTACTTACTCTATCCTTGTGAAAGCCTGCATGAAACTCCGTCGATTCGATATGGTAGGGATAATCCTCGAAGAGATGTTGCTTTCGAGAATTGAGTGTAGCACTGTAACTTACAATATTCTGATTGATGGATATGGCAAAGCTAAAAGACTTGATTTGATGGAGACCTCCTTGACAGAAATGATTCAGAGTGAAAAAAGTCATCCTGATGTAATCACTTTCAACTCTGTCATAGCGGCTTATGGCAGTTGTGGAAGGATTAAAGAAATGGAGGGCTGGTTTGATGAGTTTCAGCTAATGGGAATAAAGCCTGACGTTATGACTTACAACATTCTGATCAAGTCATATGGGAAATGTAGCTTGTACGAAAAAATGGGATCTGTTATGGAGTTTATGAAGAAGAGATtatattctccaacaattgtTACCTTTAACATATTAATTGAGACATTTGGAAAGGCTGGGAACATTGAGAAGATGGATGAAATTTTCTTGGAAATGAAACATCAAGGACTGAAGCCTAACTCAATTACTTACAGCTCTCTTACATGGGCATATAGTAAAGCAGGGCTTGGGGGAAAAGTTGATTCAATTTTAAGACAAGTGGAGAATTCTGATGTGGAGTTAGATACTCCATTTTTCAACTGTATAATTAGTGCTTATGGTAGTGCGGGTGATGTCGAAAAGATGAATGAATTATTCATGGCAATGAAAGGTACTGGATGTAAACCAGATTATATAACCTTTAAAACTATGATTCAAGCCTATCGTGCACAAGGAATGATCGAGGTTGCTCAGATTTTGGAGAATAATATGACATCCGCGAAGGAGACTTTAGGTACCACGTAACCATACTTGCTCATTTTTAGTGAAGTTGATAT is a window encoding:
- the LOC140813980 gene encoding uncharacterized protein isoform X1 — translated: MWCPFITSHPDLQLTVAMELHLLNPVAVRVSCFATKSSSRNNPDYDSSMESRGLQFRKFSKKDLSRILTTEAAINAIEKKANSSKYSNLWPKAILEALNDAIKRDRWESALKIFDLLRRQNWYEPRCQTYTKLLVMLGKCKQIGQTTILFETMPADGLRPTIDVYTALVGAYALNGLFDEAFRVVNDMKSIHDCKPDAFTYSILVKACMKLRRFDMVGIILEEMLLSRIECSTVTYNILIDGYGKAKRLDLMETSLTEMIQSEKSHPDVITFNSVIAAYGSCGRIKEMEGWFDEFQLMGIKPDVMTYNILIKSYGKCSLYEKMGSVMEFMKKRLYSPTIVTFNILIETFGKAGNIEKMDEIFLEMKHQGLKPNSITYSSLTWAYSKAGLGGKVDSILRQVENSDVELDTPFFNCIISAYGSAGDVEKMNELFMAMKGTGCKPDYITFKTMIQAYRAQGMIEVAQILENNMTSAKETLELHKPGH
- the LOC140813980 gene encoding pentatricopeptide repeat-containing protein At3g53170 isoform X2, with protein sequence MWCPFITSHPDLQLTVAMELHLLNPVAVRVSCFATKSSSRNNPDYDSSMESRGLQFRKFSKKDLSRILTTEAAINAIEKKANSSKYSNLWPKAILEALNDAIKRDRWESALKIFDLLRRQNWYEPRCQTYTKLLVMLGKCKQIGQTTILFETMPADGLRPTIDVYTALVGAYALNGLFDEAFRVVNDMKSIHDCKPDAFTYSILVKACMKLRRFDMVGIILEEMLLSRIECSTVTYNILIDGYGKAKRLDLMETSLTEMIQSEKSHPDVITFNSVIAAYGSCGRIKEMEGWFDEFQLMGIKPDVMTYNILIKSYGKCSLYEKMGSVMEFMKKRLYSPTIVTFNILIETFGKAGNIEKMDEIFLEMKHQGLKPNSITYSSLTWAYSKAGLGGKVDSILRQVENSDVELDTPFFNCIISAYGSAGDVEKMNELFMAMKGTGCKPDYITFKTMIQAYRAQGMIEVAQILENNMTSAKETLGTTTP